The following are encoded together in the Bradymonas sediminis genome:
- a CDS encoding serine/threonine-protein kinase — MVESIENFGKYTLLERVAVGGMAEIYRAKTVGLGGFEKLLAIKRLHPHFGQEEDIAQMLVDEARIAVHLTHPNIAQIFDLGCIDGQYFIAMEFIDGVDLFQIRKALRQGGRAIPVAALVFIMAEALGGLHYAHSRSDADGRPLEIVHRDVSPQNIMISHEGEVKLVDFGIAKAQLNDENNTQHGIIKGKFYYMSPEQAYGHHIDHRTDVFAAGMVLYELLAGKHPYQGIDEARLLKSVRQADFAPIFAIRPDLDPQLAEIITRATRRDAQKRYASALDMQTDLVAYLDRQGEPYRRTELAQFVGDLLGGRHPEDTSSTMSRVDYQADEASMIFAPGASLLEEVAELEREDADNPFREEEPTRIWGAEGEKPPNHIRDQIGRNELPPAGFAPPAGFAPPAGFAPPPGAIPKPQANASASPAAAGGFGASLDTESHQITSESELPLMERFVPPALRRPPVLIGVLSVAVLLLVGAMIFVGSMGSGPEAVATEPAAFALQAQPQAPAAAQALDARDIRIISEPAGARVSINGEAVGLTPFTLSGAALESLLEVQVVAQGYDSEERTVQVKEDTEIIEFKLQPVGGVLKVTTYPTNAEIKVNGRVRGHSPVDVSGLVREDVHEVVATLEDGREVREEVRWTDLSARVTQVSLTFEPKEPKPAPKPARRASSRRSKSSKNQPIRLFDDQKKSKPKPKKAPKTKVLDIWGD, encoded by the coding sequence ATGGTAGAAAGCATCGAAAATTTTGGCAAGTATACGCTATTGGAGCGCGTTGCGGTTGGGGGAATGGCCGAGATTTATCGCGCCAAGACGGTTGGCCTGGGCGGCTTCGAGAAGTTGCTGGCGATCAAGCGGCTGCACCCTCATTTCGGTCAAGAAGAAGATATCGCCCAGATGCTCGTGGATGAGGCGCGCATCGCGGTGCACCTGACTCACCCCAATATCGCCCAGATATTCGACCTGGGGTGTATCGACGGGCAGTATTTTATCGCGATGGAGTTTATCGACGGGGTCGACCTCTTTCAGATCCGCAAGGCGCTGCGCCAGGGGGGCCGGGCCATCCCGGTGGCGGCGCTGGTCTTTATCATGGCCGAGGCGCTCGGGGGGCTGCACTATGCCCACTCGCGCTCGGATGCGGACGGGCGCCCGCTCGAGATCGTGCACCGCGACGTGTCTCCCCAGAATATCATGATCAGCCACGAGGGGGAGGTGAAGCTGGTCGATTTTGGCATCGCCAAGGCCCAGCTCAACGACGAGAATAATACCCAGCACGGCATCATTAAGGGCAAATTCTACTATATGTCGCCCGAGCAGGCTTACGGGCACCATATCGACCATCGCACCGACGTATTCGCCGCGGGGATGGTTCTCTATGAGCTGTTGGCGGGCAAGCACCCCTATCAGGGCATCGACGAGGCGCGGCTGCTGAAGTCGGTGCGCCAGGCCGACTTCGCGCCGATCTTTGCGATCCGCCCGGACCTCGACCCGCAGCTCGCCGAGATCATCACGCGGGCGACGCGGCGCGACGCCCAGAAGCGCTACGCGTCGGCGCTGGATATGCAGACAGACTTGGTGGCGTATCTGGACCGCCAGGGGGAGCCGTACCGGCGCACCGAGTTGGCTCAGTTTGTGGGCGACCTGCTCGGGGGGCGCCACCCCGAGGACACCAGCTCGACGATGTCGCGGGTCGACTACCAGGCCGACGAGGCGAGCATGATCTTTGCGCCGGGCGCCTCGCTCTTAGAAGAGGTGGCTGAGCTTGAGCGTGAGGATGCCGACAACCCGTTTCGCGAAGAGGAGCCCACGCGCATCTGGGGGGCCGAGGGCGAGAAGCCGCCGAATCATATCCGCGACCAGATTGGACGAAATGAGTTGCCACCCGCCGGGTTCGCGCCCCCGGCGGGGTTTGCCCCGCCGGCCGGATTCGCGCCGCCACCCGGCGCGATTCCGAAGCCCCAGGCCAATGCGTCGGCGAGTCCGGCGGCGGCGGGCGGGTTCGGCGCGAGCCTGGACACCGAGTCCCATCAGATCACCTCGGAGAGCGAGCTTCCGCTGATGGAGCGGTTTGTGCCGCCGGCGTTGCGCCGGCCGCCGGTGCTCATCGGGGTGCTCAGCGTCGCGGTGCTGCTGCTGGTAGGCGCGATGATCTTTGTGGGGAGTATGGGCTCAGGCCCCGAGGCGGTGGCGACCGAGCCTGCGGCGTTTGCGCTCCAGGCCCAGCCCCAGGCGCCGGCGGCCGCGCAAGCGCTCGACGCCCGGGACATCCGCATCATCTCGGAGCCGGCGGGCGCGCGGGTGAGCATCAACGGCGAAGCGGTCGGGCTGACGCCGTTCACGCTCAGCGGCGCCGCGCTTGAGAGTTTGCTCGAAGTCCAGGTGGTCGCGCAGGGCTATGACAGCGAAGAGCGCACGGTCCAGGTCAAAGAAGACACCGAAATTATAGAGTTTAAATTGCAGCCCGTGGGCGGGGTGCTCAAGGTCACGACCTACCCGACCAACGCCGAGATCAAGGTCAACGGCAGAGTGCGCGGGCACTCGCCGGTCGACGTCTCGGGGCTTGTTCGTGAGGATGTGCACGAGGTCGTCGCCACCCTTGAGGACGGCCGAGAGGTGCGCGAGGAAGTGCGCTGGACGGACCTGTCGGCGCGGGTCACGCAGGTCTCGTTGACCTTCGAGCCCAAGGAGCCCAAGCCCGCGCCCAAGCCGGCGCGCCGGGCGAGCTCCCGGCGCAGCAAATCGTCGAAGAATCAGCCCATCAGGCTTTTTGACGACCAGAAAAAGTCGAAGCCCAAGCCCAAGAAGGCGCCGAAGACCAAGGTCCTCGACATCTGGGGTGACTGA
- a CDS encoding sigma 54-dependent Fis family transcriptional regulator: MSPYDQMPSHPAHTKIAYIDGHPATLHLRKTHLVVNPGSDNERTYSFDQDIITIGATAACDVFLDDETVSRKHCRIIQDGPDVRVVDLQSTNGTWVEGVRVAEAYLEPDILLGVGNCIIRFNPVDEQLPITPTVAERLGDIVGKSVKMREIFGIIEKIAPTGASVIIEGETGTGKEVVARTLHKLSTRADAPFVVLDCGAVPENLIESELFGHEKGSFTGAVMSRKGLFEMAEGGTIFLDELGELALDLQPKLLRVLEQREVRRVGSNKPIPVNVRVVAATNRTLAEEVEAGRFREDLFYRLSVVRLNLPPLRERIEDVELLIHHFFRKLAFNRDAQDQLKLDTIAPDALSALHAYHWPGNVRELVNTIERACSFARTNTVTLADLPGYISGHDAPYDLKMPASQAQERAQFDDVPRPADLNEMPFKRAKEEWVASFEKDYISTLLARHSGNISSASREADIDRKYFRKLMYKHEIDVDDVS; encoded by the coding sequence ATGTCCCCCTACGATCAGATGCCCTCCCACCCAGCGCACACCAAGATCGCGTATATTGACGGTCATCCGGCCACGCTGCACCTGCGCAAGACGCATCTGGTGGTCAACCCCGGCAGCGACAACGAGCGCACCTATAGCTTCGACCAGGACATCATCACCATCGGCGCCACCGCGGCCTGCGATGTCTTCCTCGACGATGAAACGGTCAGCCGCAAGCATTGCCGCATCATCCAGGACGGCCCGGACGTGCGGGTCGTCGACCTGCAGAGCACCAACGGCACCTGGGTCGAAGGGGTGCGGGTGGCCGAGGCCTACCTGGAGCCCGACATCCTGCTGGGCGTGGGAAATTGCATCATCCGCTTCAACCCGGTCGACGAGCAACTTCCGATCACCCCGACCGTGGCCGAGCGCCTGGGCGATATCGTCGGCAAGAGCGTAAAGATGCGCGAGATCTTCGGCATCATCGAGAAGATCGCCCCCACCGGGGCGAGCGTGATCATCGAGGGAGAGACCGGCACGGGCAAAGAGGTCGTCGCGCGCACGCTGCATAAGTTGAGCACGCGCGCCGACGCGCCCTTCGTGGTGCTCGACTGCGGGGCGGTGCCCGAGAACCTCATCGAGAGCGAGCTCTTCGGCCACGAAAAAGGCAGCTTCACCGGCGCCGTGATGAGCCGCAAGGGGCTGTTCGAGATGGCCGAGGGGGGCACGATTTTCCTGGATGAGCTCGGCGAGTTGGCCCTCGATCTGCAGCCAAAATTATTGCGCGTTCTGGAGCAACGCGAGGTCCGCCGGGTCGGGTCCAACAAGCCCATCCCGGTCAACGTGCGCGTGGTCGCGGCGACCAACCGCACCCTGGCCGAAGAGGTCGAAGCGGGGCGCTTTCGCGAGGACCTCTTCTACCGCCTCAGCGTCGTGCGCCTGAACCTGCCCCCGCTGCGCGAGCGCATCGAGGACGTCGAATTGCTGATCCACCACTTCTTTCGAAAACTCGCGTTTAACCGCGACGCCCAGGACCAACTCAAGCTCGACACCATCGCCCCGGACGCCCTCAGCGCGCTGCACGCCTATCACTGGCCGGGCAACGTGCGCGAGCTGGTCAACACCATCGAGCGCGCGTGCAGCTTCGCGCGCACCAACACGGTGACCCTGGCCGACCTGCCCGGCTATATCAGCGGCCACGACGCCCCCTACGACCTGAAGATGCCCGCCTCCCAGGCCCAGGAGCGCGCCCAATTCGACGACGTCCCCCGCCCCGCCGACTTAAACGAGATGCCGTTTAAGCGCGCCAAAGAGGAGTGGGTCGCCAGCTTCGAGAAGGACTATATCTCCACGCTGCTCGCCCGCCACAGCGGCAATATCAGCTCCGCCTCACGCGAAGCCGATATCGACCGCAAATATTTCCGAAAGCTGATGTATAAGCATGAGATTGACGTGGATGATGTGTCTTGA
- a CDS encoding HEAT repeat domain-containing protein, translated as MSWLAGFRPINLRTGAIEAAGRHLSGNALADLAASHRADPHRMVRQRVLEIYVQRFPHQALTPLSDALLDASASIRQYARYYLEQMGEGGFLKRYRELAEGGETRILQAGLRGLGDIGEPRDAQLILPHLASPSSKTRRLALRALGHVAPAVHREHFLAALEDEIPSNSRMAADIVSEDLDDSSLGRLLNVYIHTRHHHTRAVVLQIFDNLEFWSRLEYLLRAATASHDHHPHPELNERIAGYLTHWASRVNYVYTTPSASQRESVEASLGAVSADFPSGLVGVIREILERKG; from the coding sequence ATGAGCTGGTTGGCGGGGTTCCGGCCAATCAACCTCAGAACCGGCGCGATTGAGGCGGCGGGGCGTCATCTCAGCGGCAACGCACTCGCGGATTTGGCCGCCAGTCACCGCGCTGACCCGCACCGTATGGTGCGCCAGCGAGTCCTCGAGATCTACGTTCAAAGGTTCCCCCACCAGGCCTTGACGCCGCTGTCCGATGCGCTGCTGGACGCCAGCGCGTCGATTCGACAATACGCCCGATACTATCTTGAGCAGATGGGCGAGGGCGGCTTCCTCAAGCGCTATCGCGAGCTGGCCGAAGGTGGGGAGACGCGCATTTTGCAGGCGGGGCTGCGCGGCCTCGGCGACATCGGAGAGCCCCGAGATGCTCAACTTATTTTGCCTCACCTCGCCAGCCCCTCGTCTAAGACCCGGCGCCTCGCGCTGCGCGCGCTTGGTCACGTCGCCCCTGCCGTGCATCGCGAGCATTTTCTGGCCGCGCTCGAGGACGAAATCCCTAGCAATAGCCGAATGGCCGCAGATATCGTGTCCGAGGATCTCGATGACAGCTCGCTTGGGCGGCTCCTGAATGTCTATATCCACACACGCCACCATCATACGCGCGCGGTTGTCTTGCAAATTTTCGATAATTTAGAGTTCTGGTCTCGGCTTGAGTACTTGCTGCGCGCCGCCACCGCCAGCCACGACCACCACCCCCACCCTGAGCTCAATGAGCGAATCGCGGGCTATCTCACCCATTGGGCGAGTCGGGTAAACTATGTTTATACGACGCCGTCGGCTTCGCAGCGAGAAAGTGTTGAGGCCAGTTTGGGTGCGGTGAGTGCGGATTTTCCCAGTGGGCTCGTGGGAGTGATTCGCGAGATTCTTGAGCGAAAAGGGTAA
- a CDS encoding serine/threonine-protein kinase has protein sequence MLFGKYCLLERVSVGGMAEIFRAKPFNAPESQKHLALKRILPHLAEDDEFVQMFIDEATLTVQLVHPNIVRTYELGRFHNAPYILMEFISGKELLELQRVLRRQKDIMGVAMACYIAREIALGMDYVHAMTDENGDPLNIIHRDISPQNVLVTYGGNVKIIDFGIAKGTFQETRTQVGVLKGKFGYMSPDQVRGQDLDHRSDIFSIGTLLWELLTNRRLFRGENDFETLQMLRDPDVPAPSEYNDAIPPQVDQIVAKILAPDREQRYQTGGEVAAAIGEFLEGQGGFRAADMSAWMAHVFAEDVAKEREKRQQFQHINTPDDVRRLQQAEADADPEASGDTLWDSEIAPQANEDAAQFATEHTIVAAGGFDSYQFAAETEEDVLLIGMDDIIEVVDVAEAAPYDGGGFGSDTVEDMQSPLANRGARALSPAHPLDGQDFGVNDTPREIPNPSQAPAPSSGRLKLIAGATLAVACVLAVVTVIVWQGRDAQDAEAPVVDAAAAAAASNAPLAATLVLSVSPPTGLQIKVDGVDQGSAAPITLLDLAPGEHTVEVSHPSYLPYTQTLELGSGAFKSLYVEMKPRI, from the coding sequence ATGCTATTTGGCAAATATTGCCTATTAGAGCGAGTCAGCGTTGGGGGAATGGCCGAGATTTTTCGGGCAAAACCCTTTAATGCCCCGGAATCGCAAAAGCATCTGGCGCTGAAGCGGATCCTGCCGCATCTGGCCGAGGACGACGAGTTCGTCCAGATGTTCATCGACGAGGCGACGCTCACCGTCCAGTTGGTGCACCCCAATATCGTGCGCACCTACGAGCTGGGGCGCTTCCACAACGCGCCTTATATCCTGATGGAGTTTATCAGCGGCAAGGAGCTGCTGGAGCTGCAGCGGGTCTTGCGCCGCCAAAAAGACATCATGGGCGTGGCGATGGCCTGCTATATCGCGCGCGAGATCGCCCTGGGCATGGACTACGTGCACGCGATGACCGACGAGAACGGGGACCCGCTCAATATCATCCACCGCGATATCTCCCCGCAAAACGTGCTGGTGACCTACGGCGGCAACGTCAAGATCATCGACTTCGGCATCGCCAAGGGCACCTTCCAGGAGACCCGCACCCAGGTCGGCGTGCTCAAGGGGAAATTCGGGTATATGAGCCCGGACCAGGTGCGCGGCCAGGACCTCGACCACCGCAGCGATATCTTCTCGATCGGCACGCTCTTGTGGGAGTTGCTGACCAATCGGCGGCTGTTTCGCGGCGAGAATGACTTCGAGACGCTGCAGATGCTGCGCGACCCCGATGTGCCCGCGCCCAGCGAATATAACGACGCGATTCCGCCGCAGGTCGACCAGATTGTGGCCAAGATTTTGGCCCCTGACCGCGAGCAGCGCTACCAGACCGGCGGCGAGGTCGCGGCGGCGATCGGCGAGTTTTTGGAAGGCCAGGGCGGCTTTCGCGCCGCCGATATGTCGGCCTGGATGGCGCATGTCTTCGCCGAAGACGTCGCAAAGGAGCGCGAGAAACGCCAGCAATTCCAGCATATTAACACCCCCGACGATGTGCGTCGCCTGCAGCAGGCCGAGGCCGATGCGGATCCGGAGGCTTCGGGTGACACGCTCTGGGACTCCGAGATCGCCCCGCAGGCAAACGAGGACGCGGCGCAATTTGCCACCGAGCATACCATCGTCGCGGCGGGCGGATTTGATAGCTATCAATTCGCGGCCGAGACCGAAGAGGACGTGCTGCTCATCGGCATGGACGACATCATCGAGGTCGTCGACGTGGCCGAAGCGGCCCCATATGACGGCGGCGGCTTTGGCTCCGATACCGTCGAGGATATGCAGTCACCGCTGGCCAACCGCGGCGCCCGCGCGCTCTCGCCGGCGCACCCCCTGGACGGCCAGGACTTTGGCGTCAATGACACGCCGCGCGAGATCCCGAATCCATCCCAGGCGCCCGCGCCCAGCAGCGGCCGGCTTAAACTCATCGCCGGCGCGACGCTGGCGGTCGCCTGCGTGTTGGCGGTGGTCACGGTCATTGTCTGGCAGGGGCGCGACGCCCAAGACGCCGAGGCGCCGGTGGTCGACGCCGCCGCCGCCGCCGCCGCCTCGAACGCGCCGCTGGCCGCGACGCTGGTGCTCAGCGTGTCGCCGCCGACCGGGCTGCAGATCAAGGTCGACGGCGTCGACCAGGGCAGCGCCGCCCCGATCACCCTGCTCGACCTGGCCCCCGGCGAGCATACCGTCGAGGTCTCACACCCCTCCTATCTGCCCTATACCCAGACCCTTGAGCTGGGCAGCGGGGCGTTCAAAAGCCTTTATGTTGAGATGAAGCCGCGGATTTAG
- the fni gene encoding type 2 isopentenyl-diphosphate Delta-isomerase: MSDAPTGHISQRKLDHIDLCAQQQVEYRGKSTLLEEVEFLHDSLPELSLDAIDLSSEVMGKRLAAPLLITGMTGGAERAQEINLTLARVAQELGIAFGVGSQRAMMRHPDLAQTYRVREVAPDVLLFGNIGAVQVAESSTAELEDLVGAIDADALCVHLNPGQEMIQPEGDRDFRGCIDGIARLVDALSVPVIAKETGCGIGPRALDKLKQTGVQWVDTSGAGGTTWVGVETLRTTPEKAEIGDMFWDWGVPTGAAIGYAAERGFQVIGSGGLRTGLDAARAIALGANLAGMALPWLKAAYNEGPEAALKYGHTTLHALRVACLLTGSHNLAELRQAPRILGPNLQRWLAHQ; this comes from the coding sequence ATGAGCGACGCTCCGACCGGCCATATCTCGCAACGAAAACTCGACCATATCGACCTATGCGCCCAGCAGCAGGTGGAATATCGGGGCAAATCGACCTTGCTCGAGGAAGTTGAATTCCTGCACGATTCCCTGCCGGAGTTATCGCTCGACGCGATCGACCTGAGCAGCGAGGTCATGGGCAAGCGCCTGGCCGCGCCGCTGCTGATCACCGGGATGACCGGGGGGGCGGAGCGGGCCCAGGAGATCAACCTGACCCTGGCGCGGGTCGCCCAGGAATTGGGCATCGCGTTCGGCGTGGGCAGCCAGCGCGCCATGATGCGCCACCCCGACCTGGCCCAGACCTACCGGGTGCGCGAGGTCGCCCCGGACGTGCTGCTCTTCGGCAATATCGGCGCGGTGCAGGTGGCCGAGTCCTCCACCGCCGAGCTCGAAGACCTGGTGGGCGCCATCGACGCCGACGCGCTTTGCGTGCATTTGAACCCCGGCCAGGAGATGATCCAACCCGAGGGGGACCGCGACTTTCGCGGCTGCATCGACGGCATCGCGCGCCTGGTCGACGCGCTGTCGGTCCCGGTGATCGCCAAAGAAACCGGCTGCGGCATCGGCCCGCGCGCGCTCGACAAATTAAAGCAGACCGGCGTCCAATGGGTCGACACCTCGGGGGCGGGCGGGACCACCTGGGTGGGGGTCGAGACGCTTCGCACCACGCCTGAGAAGGCCGAAATCGGCGATATGTTCTGGGATTGGGGCGTGCCGACGGGCGCCGCGATCGGCTACGCGGCCGAGCGCGGGTTTCAGGTGATTGGCTCCGGCGGGCTGCGCACCGGGCTGGACGCCGCGCGCGCCATCGCCCTGGGCGCAAACCTTGCGGGCATGGCGCTGCCCTGGCTCAAAGCAGCCTATAACGAGGGCCCGGAAGCCGCGCTTAAATACGGGCACACGACCCTCCATGCGCTGCGGGTCGCCTGCCTGCTGACCGGCTCCCACAACCTGGCCGAGCTGCGCCAGGCCCCGCGCATCCTGGGGCCCAATTTGCAGCGCTGGTTGGCGCATCAATAA
- a CDS encoding TIGR04551 family protein, translating to MNNSLLFRCLVTALLVCATSSAYAQDTPATQDSAEPAAAADTPSADVPAPSDEAEDADAEEGDADEDGAGEDGVADEDRAGEDGVEEEAVAPALVDEDAEPTPENTGKAIIAPPPKTSPIADLAKASSNDEFVPLEDLDEAVLQSITPAKVYPFVDWSGSFRLRNAYKKNFDLDTFGTSAVPPPVEQYTPPNDQTTTPVDAEADTLWSTDMRLRLEPEINITESLRLHVEADLLDNIVLGTQQGNIERFGVAGVDKSQPIIKVNEAWAEIDVLSATFRAGRMDDQWGLGIFANDGDCFSCRVENPIDRLSLTIPVWEFYARLTADFPADGLATAPLTFAGQAYDAGQIDDVDQYTLAIFHQARTRQDRELRAHRLQVEKKPVFDGGLYFTYRTQRGFFQPNSGADAGELDRLDQGTLTYRGMQMYIPDLWFEMMYNPEPDMLLRVSLEAIGVFGNIDNAGTDPVGVSDDNDAVNCFDADTFAANEAICTSTGTGSDRKDASTTLSQFGVALESELYMGGPVRFGLNGGFASGGAERNWGFQSDASGHINSRGRAAMQFYRFSPNYQVDMILFREVIGTVTNAYYAKPWAQVRFFESPASRMEIQLDAIFSAAADPAGTPSAVVVDEISSGGNSLLGLEFDAAARYIESDQFQAELAGGILFPFAGLEPQINSQRLVPYGDQPLQYGQTFAPSFAWTIQANLNWHF from the coding sequence ATGAATAACTCGCTATTATTTCGCTGTTTGGTCACCGCCCTGCTCGTCTGCGCCACCAGCTCGGCTTACGCCCAGGATACGCCGGCCACGCAGGATAGCGCCGAGCCCGCAGCCGCGGCGGACACACCGAGCGCGGACGTCCCGGCCCCGTCGGACGAGGCTGAGGACGCGGACGCCGAAGAAGGCGACGCGGATGAGGACGGTGCCGGCGAAGACGGTGTCGCGGATGAGGACCGCGCCGGCGAAGACGGCGTCGAGGAAGAGGCCGTCGCGCCTGCGCTCGTCGACGAGGACGCCGAGCCGACGCCCGAGAACACCGGAAAAGCGATCATCGCGCCCCCGCCCAAGACCAGCCCCATCGCGGACCTGGCAAAGGCATCGAGCAACGACGAGTTCGTGCCGCTCGAAGACCTTGACGAGGCGGTGCTCCAGAGCATCACGCCGGCCAAAGTCTACCCCTTCGTGGATTGGAGCGGGTCCTTCCGGCTGCGAAACGCCTATAAAAAGAATTTCGACTTAGACACCTTCGGGACCTCGGCGGTGCCGCCGCCCGTGGAGCAATACACCCCGCCCAACGACCAGACGACGACCCCGGTCGACGCCGAGGCGGACACGCTCTGGTCGACCGATATGCGGCTGCGCCTGGAGCCCGAGATCAACATCACCGAGTCGCTTCGCCTGCATGTTGAGGCGGACCTGCTCGACAATATCGTGCTGGGCACCCAGCAGGGAAATATCGAGCGTTTCGGGGTCGCCGGCGTCGACAAATCCCAGCCCATCATCAAGGTTAACGAGGCATGGGCCGAGATCGACGTACTCTCGGCGACCTTCCGCGCCGGTCGCATGGACGACCAGTGGGGCCTGGGCATCTTCGCCAACGACGGCGACTGCTTTAGTTGCCGGGTCGAGAACCCGATCGACCGCCTCTCGCTGACCATCCCTGTGTGGGAATTCTACGCCCGCCTGACCGCCGACTTCCCGGCCGACGGATTGGCCACCGCCCCGCTGACCTTCGCGGGCCAGGCCTATGACGCCGGCCAGATCGACGACGTCGACCAATATACCCTGGCCATCTTCCACCAGGCGCGCACCCGCCAGGACCGCGAGCTTCGCGCGCACCGTCTTCAGGTCGAGAAGAAGCCTGTCTTCGACGGCGGCCTCTACTTCACCTACCGCACCCAGCGCGGGTTCTTCCAGCCGAACTCCGGCGCGGACGCCGGCGAGTTGGACCGCCTCGACCAGGGCACCCTGACCTACCGCGGCATGCAGATGTATATCCCGGACCTGTGGTTCGAGATGATGTATAACCCCGAGCCCGACATGCTGCTCCGGGTCTCGCTTGAGGCGATCGGCGTGTTCGGAAATATCGACAACGCCGGCACCGACCCGGTGGGCGTGAGCGACGATAACGACGCGGTCAATTGCTTCGACGCGGACACCTTCGCGGCCAACGAGGCCATCTGCACCAGCACCGGCACCGGCTCCGACCGCAAGGACGCCTCCACCACGCTTAGCCAATTCGGCGTGGCCCTCGAGAGTGAGCTCTATATGGGCGGACCGGTTCGCTTCGGCCTCAACGGTGGCTTTGCCTCCGGCGGCGCCGAGCGCAACTGGGGATTCCAGAGCGACGCCAGCGGACATATCAATTCGCGCGGGCGCGCGGCGATGCAATTCTATCGCTTCAGCCCGAATTATCAGGTCGATATGATCTTGTTCCGCGAAGTCATCGGCACGGTGACCAACGCGTATTACGCCAAGCCATGGGCGCAGGTTCGTTTCTTCGAGTCGCCCGCAAGCCGCATGGAAATCCAACTTGACGCGATCTTCTCGGCGGCAGCCGACCCGGCGGGCACCCCCTCGGCGGTGGTGGTCGACGAGATCTCCAGCGGCGGCAATAGCCTGCTCGGCCTGGAGTTCGACGCCGCCGCTCGCTATATCGAGTCCGACCAATTCCAGGCCGAACTCGCCGGCGGCATTCTCTTCCCCTTCGCGGGACTTGAGCCGCAGATCAACAGCCAACGCCTGGTCCCCTACGGCGACCAGCCGCTGCAATACGGCCAGACCTTCGCGCCGAGCTTCGCCTGGACCATTCAGGCCAATTTGAACTGGCACTTCTAA
- a CDS encoding BspA family leucine-rich repeat surface protein, with protein sequence MRLSLSRLTPLLTLIIFSISGCALLDAAGDASGNDAQTGMLDAGADGATSTDAVPSTDAEVTPDASGNGPAFVTRWKNADDTPASRFTVALPLVENGIYDFSVDWGDGNTAQITQWDSEDTKHTYVAEISEATITIRETIHGWAFKEGGISVKNLREIKAWGPLQLGETTHQFENAANLRITATDTPDLSATTSLVGMFMNAESLDRNAAMQAWDVSHITSMRGMFDGAISFNQPLGEWDIRRVKSMEDMFKGVTLSEDVYDQILTGWAEFAEPRESGVIFSGGNSTVGSQEATTARAKLLTDYCWTISDATSYPSRVCLN encoded by the coding sequence ATGAGATTATCGCTGTCACGCCTCACGCCGCTTCTCACGCTCATTATATTTAGCATCTCGGGCTGCGCGCTGCTCGACGCAGCCGGAGATGCGTCCGGCAACGACGCCCAAACCGGGATGCTCGATGCGGGCGCCGACGGCGCAACCTCGACCGACGCCGTTCCCTCGACCGACGCCGAAGTTACGCCGGATGCCAGCGGCAACGGCCCAGCCTTTGTGACAAGGTGGAAAAACGCAGATGACACACCGGCTTCACGCTTCACTGTCGCGCTGCCACTCGTAGAGAATGGGATATACGACTTTAGCGTCGATTGGGGAGACGGAAACACCGCGCAAATCACGCAATGGGATTCCGAAGATACCAAGCATACCTACGTAGCGGAGATATCAGAGGCCACGATAACCATTCGTGAGACGATCCACGGATGGGCGTTTAAGGAGGGTGGAATCAGCGTCAAGAACCTGCGCGAAATCAAAGCCTGGGGGCCACTCCAACTCGGGGAAACCACACACCAATTTGAGAACGCGGCCAATTTAAGAATCACAGCCACGGATACCCCCGACCTATCGGCTACGACGTCATTAGTCGGGATGTTTATGAACGCCGAAAGCCTCGATCGAAATGCAGCAATGCAGGCCTGGGACGTCAGCCATATCACCTCCATGCGAGGTATGTTCGACGGGGCGATATCCTTCAATCAGCCGCTCGGCGAGTGGGATATTCGTCGGGTGAAGTCCATGGAAGATATGTTTAAGGGGGTCACCCTATCGGAGGATGTTTATGATCAGATACTGACCGGCTGGGCTGAGTTCGCAGAGCCTCGTGAATCGGGTGTGATCTTTTCGGGTGGGAACTCCACCGTTGGTTCGCAGGAAGCAACCACAGCCCGCGCAAAGTTATTGACGGACTATTGCTGGACGATTAGCGACGCGACTAGTTACCCTTCACGTGTCTGCTTGAATTAA